In one Staphylococcus lutrae genomic region, the following are encoded:
- a CDS encoding IucA/IucC family protein yields the protein MAITRHLNADRNIQYRILSACVKEQLFPNGTSVQFQQGQLIIQYHQHLLSVRCETKSAFAQFELAGMIHYCVAQQEEEIKSVEQLIQVLSQHFKISFHEQLVEELYHSRLGLTLSYEQLQQRERLTRHALKFSRMPDKLNFIAWLNHMADETSFSVLGYSEGMIWEGHPSHPLTKTKLPLTVDEIRQYAPEFMKVIPLKILLVRQSLLKSTTMTGEDDFVLRKMFPDIESQLRQWMQTYEGTLDDYRVMLVHPWQYSHVIVSRFQQLITQHDVIPTPFTIDSKATLSFRTMQLLDYPYHVKLPINVQATSAVRTVSTVTTIDGPKLSYQLQKMLNIYPTLSVASEPYGAHIDVEPDLARQFAMIVRHSPEEHKQTHLQLVTGVLTQLNPVDGQVVIESLIEYLFGELNQQTISKFMKQFLNALIPPLIGYIQHYGIALEAHQQNTILQINREDHTLSFIVRDLGGSRIDLDTLKRAIPDFEVTNESLIAENIEAVIAKFQHAVIQNQLGTLIHHFHHAHQIEEAELYQIVADVVAQSIDPSQPHAEVLQRILFGPTVTVKALLNMRMAQKVKQYVQIEIENPLEREL from the coding sequence ATGGCAATCACTCGTCATCTTAATGCGGACAGAAATATTCAGTATCGTATTCTTAGTGCATGCGTAAAAGAACAATTATTTCCTAACGGGACAAGTGTTCAATTTCAACAGGGACAACTTATCATTCAATATCATCAACATCTACTCAGCGTTCGTTGTGAGACGAAAAGTGCTTTTGCACAATTTGAATTGGCGGGTATGATTCATTATTGCGTCGCGCAACAAGAAGAGGAGATAAAGTCCGTAGAGCAATTGATTCAAGTGCTATCACAACATTTCAAAATTTCATTTCATGAACAGTTAGTGGAAGAGTTATATCATAGCCGTTTAGGTTTGACGCTAAGCTATGAACAACTGCAACAGCGTGAACGCCTCACACGGCATGCTTTGAAGTTTTCGAGAATGCCGGATAAGTTAAATTTCATTGCATGGCTGAATCATATGGCAGATGAAACATCTTTCTCAGTACTCGGTTATTCAGAAGGGATGATATGGGAAGGTCATCCGTCACATCCGCTCACAAAAACAAAACTACCACTCACTGTTGATGAAATACGGCAATATGCGCCTGAATTTATGAAAGTGATCCCGCTTAAAATCCTATTAGTTCGACAATCTTTGTTGAAAAGTACAACGATGACTGGAGAAGATGATTTTGTATTGAGAAAAATGTTTCCAGATATTGAAAGTCAACTCAGACAGTGGATGCAAACTTATGAAGGAACATTGGATGACTATCGTGTCATGTTGGTACATCCGTGGCAGTATAGCCATGTCATTGTCTCACGTTTCCAACAGTTGATAACGCAACATGATGTCATTCCTACCCCATTTACAATTGATTCGAAAGCCACACTTTCGTTCCGAACAATGCAATTGCTCGACTATCCGTATCATGTGAAATTACCCATCAATGTTCAAGCGACCAGTGCCGTTCGAACAGTGTCTACAGTGACGACAATCGATGGTCCGAAATTGAGTTATCAGTTACAAAAGATGCTGAATATTTATCCGACGTTATCTGTGGCCAGTGAACCGTATGGTGCGCATATTGATGTGGAACCGGATCTCGCACGGCAATTTGCAATGATTGTTCGACATTCACCAGAAGAACATAAACAAACGCATTTGCAGCTTGTGACAGGCGTACTGACACAGTTAAACCCAGTCGATGGTCAAGTCGTGATAGAAAGTTTAATCGAATACCTCTTTGGGGAATTGAATCAACAAACGATATCAAAATTTATGAAGCAATTTTTAAACGCGCTGATCCCACCATTAATCGGCTATATTCAACATTACGGTATTGCATTAGAAGCGCATCAACAAAATACGATACTTCAAATTAATAGAGAAGACCATACGTTGTCATTTATCGTTCGAGATTTAGGGGGGTCACGTATCGATTTGGATACATTGAAACGAGCGATTCCTGATTTTGAAGTCACCAATGAAAGTTTAATTGCTGAAAATATTGAAGCGGTGATTGCGAAATTTCAACATGCAGTGATTCAAAATCAATTAGGCACACTGATTCATCATTTTCATCATGCACACCAAATTGAAGAAGCAGAATTGTACCAAATTGTTGCAGATGTTGTTGCACAGTCAATCGACCCATCACAGCCACATGCCGAAGTATTACAACGGATTTTATTCGGTCCGACAGTTACGGTAAAAGCGTTGTTAAATATGAGAATGGCGCAAAAGGTTAAACAGTATGTGCAAATAGAGATAGAAAATCCATTAGAAAGAGAGCTGTAG
- a CDS encoding MFS transporter, producing the protein MAKWFFPSTFLLFLGNWIGQIALNWYAYQLNQNAMDLALINFFRLAPIFVLSLWAGSIADRYRRSTLIKLTVTSSMVITSVLTICVLIVHQIPMPYLYIYACLRGCMSAIETPVRQVVLPDISEKLSISKAVSYHSFLLNVCRSIGPAVAGFLIAVWGVPVAFIAQSLCYVLALCLCLPLKIAKTQAVVSKQLSLSVAWQYFKIHVQGRQIFITSFLIMAMGYSYTTMLPILTDEIYPNSASVFGTAMTMSAIGGILATLAVPYILQKLSSDHAYYLSSLCFGIALLLIYPFGQIGLFLMIFFVGLFGQFARTTNRIYFQNDIPEVRRGKILSVVMMDRGMIPLGAMLLSYLTQWLGITTTFLWMGGTTTLIAILGYLAKFKINGGKTIHGNHSSS; encoded by the coding sequence TTTAGGGAATTGGATCGGTCAAATTGCGCTGAATTGGTATGCCTATCAATTGAACCAAAACGCAATGGATCTGGCTTTGATTAATTTTTTCAGGCTCGCTCCGATTTTTGTGCTCAGCTTATGGGCGGGAAGCATTGCGGATCGTTATCGACGGTCGACATTAATAAAATTGACCGTAACAAGTTCGATGGTGATTACTAGCGTCTTAACAATATGTGTTTTGATCGTCCATCAAATTCCAATGCCTTATTTATATATTTATGCTTGCTTACGCGGTTGTATGAGTGCGATTGAAACGCCTGTTCGTCAAGTGGTATTACCAGATATCTCTGAAAAATTATCAATATCCAAAGCGGTTTCTTATCATTCCTTTCTGCTCAACGTATGCCGTTCAATCGGTCCAGCGGTTGCCGGATTTTTAATTGCAGTTTGGGGTGTACCAGTCGCATTTATTGCACAGTCTTTATGTTATGTATTGGCGCTTTGTTTATGTTTACCGCTAAAAATCGCTAAGACTCAGGCTGTTGTAAGTAAACAGTTATCATTATCTGTGGCTTGGCAATATTTTAAAATACATGTACAAGGAAGACAAATATTTATCACTTCTTTTCTGATTATGGCGATGGGCTATTCCTATACGACGATGTTGCCTATCTTGACAGATGAAATATATCCGAATAGCGCATCTGTCTTTGGAACGGCAATGACAATGAGTGCGATAGGTGGTATCTTAGCAACGTTAGCTGTACCCTACATCTTGCAAAAATTATCAAGCGACCATGCCTATTATCTCAGTTCATTGTGTTTTGGGATAGCGCTCTTATTAATTTATCCTTTTGGGCAAATCGGCTTGTTTTTGATGATTTTTTTCGTCGGATTATTCGGTCAGTTCGCACGTACGACGAATCGCATCTATTTTCAAAATGATATTCCTGAAGTAAGAAGGGGTAAAATTTTAAGTGTCGTCATGATGGATAGAGGAATGATTCCGCTTGGTGCGATGTTACTCAGTTATTTGACCCAATGGCTTGGCATTACAACAACGTTTTTATGGATGGGTGGTACGACAACGCTCATCGCGATCTTAGGCTATTTAGCAAAATTTAAAATAAATGGAGGCAAAACAATTCATGGCAATCACTCGTCATCTTAA